The Streptomyces sp. NBC_01298 genome contains the following window.
TGCGGAAGGGCTCGGCGGCCCGTACGGCCGCCTGCTCGGCGGGTCCGGAAGCCGGCTCGTTCTCGGGGGCGGAGGGCTGCGTCTCGGGCTCGGCCGGGGCCTGCGCCTCCGGCTCCGCCGCGGGCGCGTCGTCCGGTCCGGAGCCCTGCGGGGGTACGCCGCCCCCGCCGTCGGGGCCGTCGGAGCCGCCGCCGTCCGGGCCGCCGTCCTGCGGACCCTCGCCAGGCCCCTCCGGCTCCGGCTCCGGCTCCGGCTCGGGCTCCGGCTCGTCGTCCGGGAATCCGTCGAGGATCCGGTCCAGCTTCTCCTCGTCGAGACCCGGCGCGTCGAAGGGGTTGCGGCGGCGGCGGTGGGGGAGCGCCAGCAGGGCGGCCTGGCGCACGTCCTCCTTGCGCACCTCGGTCCGCCCGGCCCAGGCGGCGAGCGCGGTCGCGGTGCGGGCCATCACGATGTCGGCGCGCATGCCGTCGACCTCGAAACCGGCGCAGGTGGCGGCGATCTGAAGCAGCGAGGTGTCACCGAGGCGCACCTGCGGGAGCAGTGCCCGCGCGGCCACCACCCGGGCGCGGACCTCCGCCTCGTCCCCGGACCAGCGGCCCGCGAACCCCGCGGGGTCGTCCTCGTAGGCGAGCCTGCGGCGGACCACCTCCACCCGCTGGAGGGGCTCCCGGGAAGCGGCGACCTCGACGGTCAGCCCGAACCGGTCGAGCAGCTGCGGGCGGAGCTCGCCCTCCTCGGGGTTCATCGTGCCGACGAGGAGGAAGCGGGCGGCGTGCCGTACGGAGACGCCCTCGCGCTCCACGTAGGAGGCGCCCATCGCGGCGGCGTCGAGGAGCAGGTCGATGAGGTGGTCGTGGAGCAGGTTGACCTCGTCGACGTACAGGATCCCGCGGTGCGCGTCGGCCAGCAGGCCGGGCTCGAAGGCCTTCACGCCCTCGGAGAGGGCGCGTTCGATGTCGAGGGCGCCGACGAGCCGGTCCTCGGAGGCCCCGACGGGCAGCTCCACCATGCGGGCGGGCCGCGCGGCGGCCGGTCCCGCCTCGTGGGGGCCGTCGGGGCAGGCGGGGTCCGGGGCGGTGGGCGCGCAGCTGAACCGGCAGCCGGGCACCACGTCCACCTGCGGCAGCAGGGTGGACAGCGCGCGGACGGCCGTGGACTTGGCGGTCCCCTTCTCACCGCGCACGAGAACACCGCCGACCGCGGGGCTCACGGCGTTGAGCAGCAGCGCGAGGCGCAGGTCGCTCTGGCCGACCAGTGCGGTGAACGGGTAGGGCGTGCTCATGCGGTGGCCCCTTCTTGTATGTGGGTGCGTGTGCGTGTGCGCGTGTGGACGGCGGGGCCGGGCTGCGGGTGAGCCGCTGCGCGGGGCGGAGCTCCCCTACCCGGCCTTCGCCCGTTCCCTGGGGCTCCGCCCCAGACCCCGCGCCTCAAACGCCGGCGGGGCTGATGTGTGCCGCGCAGGGGCACATCCAGCCCGTCCGGCGCTTGAGGACCTGGTCCGGGCAGAGTCCGGGGAACGGTGGAAGGGCGGGTAGGGGACGGCCCCCGCAGGGCTGCGCCGGTCATGGCGCGCCCGGGGGGAGGAAGGGGAGGCCCGCAGGGGCTCCGGTCTCGATCAGGCGGAGCAGGGCGTCCGTGTCCGCGTGCTCCTCGATCAGGTCCCCGAGCAGATCGAGCTGCTCCTCCCGCAGGGAGGCGAACGAGGTGTCCGGGGCCGGGACGAAGCGGCGGCCCGCCGCCGAGGCGACCTCGCGGAGGAAGGCCCGGCGGAAGCCGTCCGACTCCAGCGAGCCGTGCCAGTGCGTGCCCCACACCGCCCCGACCCGGCATCCGTCCAGGAAGGAGGTCCCGCCCAGGACTTCGGCCACGCCGTGGTGGATCTCGTACCCCTCCACCGGCTCGCCCAGCGCCGAACCCACGGGCCGCGCCAGGGTCTTCTCCCGCTCGAAGCGGACCCGTACGGGAAGCAGCCCGAGCCCCGGCACGGAGCCGGCCTTCGACTCGACCTCGTCCTCGATGTGTTCGCCCAGGAGCTGGAACCCGCCGCAGATGCCCAGGACCGGCCGGCCCTCGGCGGCCCGCCGGGCCAGCGCGTCCGCCAGACCCCGCTCGCGCAGCCAGGCCAGGGCCTTGACCGTGCCGCGGGTGCCGGGGACCACGACCAGGTCCGCGTCGGCCAGTTCCTCGGCCCGGTCCACGAACCGCACGACCACGCCCGGCTCCGCCGCCAGCGCGTCCACGTCCGTGAAGTTGGACATCAGCGGCACCGCGCAGACCGCGACCCGCAGCACGTCCTCGCCGACGGGCGGAGCGACCACGGATTCGCGTACCGCGCCCCGCAGGGAGACCCGCAGGCCGTCCTCCTCGTCGATGCCCAGCCCGTGCTGGAAGGGGAGCACCCCGTACGTCGCCCGCCCGGTCAGGCCGCGCAGCATCTCCATGCCTGGCTCCAGCAGGGTGACGTCGCCGCGGAACTTGTTCACCAGGTAGCCCGCGATCAGCGACTGGTCCTCGGGGGAGAGCAGCGCCGTCGTACCGAAGAAGGACGCGAAGACCCCGCCCCGGTCGATGTCGCCGACGACGACCACCGGGAAGCGCGCGGCCCGCGCGATGCCCATGTTCACGATGTCGGTCCGGCGCAGGTTGATCTCGGCCGGGCTGCCCGCCCCCTCGCAGATCACGGCGTCATACGTGCCCCGCAACTGCTCCAGGCAGTCCGTGACGATGCCGAGCAACTGCTCCTGCCGCCCGCCGTGGTAGCCCCGTGCGCTCATCTCGCCCACCGGCTTGCCCAGCAGCACCACCTGGCTGCTCCGGTCGCTGCCGGGCTTGAGCAGCACCGGGTTCATCAGCGCGGTGGGCTCCACGCGGGCCGCCTGGGCCTGCATGGCCTGGGCGCGGCCGATCTCGGCGCCCTCCCGCGTCACGAAGGAGTTCAGCGACATGTTCTGCGCCTTGAACGGGGCCACCTTCACGCCCTGCCGGGCGAGCCAGCGGCAGATGCCCGCCGTGACCACGCTCTTGCCCGCGTCCGAGGTCGTACCGGCGACGAGGAGCCCCCCGCCGCGCTTCGCGCCGCCGCTCATGCGCGCCGCCCCTTCTTCGTAGTACGGGAGACCAGAGCCCGGGAGACCAGCGTCCGGGAGACCAGCGTCCGGGCGGCCACACAGGCCCCCAGCGCCACCCAGGTCACCTGGCGCGACAGCCGCACCGCCCGTTCGATGTCGGGGACCTCCACGGGCCGTCCGGCCGCTCCGTTGAGCACGGCCCGGTGTTCGACCCGGCCCGCGTACGCCAGGGTCCCGCCCAGCCGTACGCCGAGCGCCCCGGCGAAGGAGGACTCCACGGGCCCCGCGTTGGGGCTCGGATGCTTGGCGGCGTCCGCGCGCCAGGCCCGTACGGCCCCCCGCCGGTCGGGGCCGGCCAGTACGGCTGCCAGGGCCGTCAGCCGGGCGCCCGGCCAGCCGGCGACGTCGTCGAGCCGGGCCGAGGCCCAGCCGTAGCGCAGGTGGCGGGGGGACTTGTGGCCGACCATCGCGTCCAGGGTGTTCACGGCGCGGAAGGCCAGCAGCCCGGGGACGCCCGCGACGGCGCCCCACACGAGGGCGCCGACCACGGCGTCGGAGGTGTTCTCGGCGACCGATTCGACGACCGCGCGGGCCATCTGCTGCTCGTCCAGCGCCTGCGGGTCGCGCCCGCACAGGTGGGGCAGCCGTTCGCGGGCCACCTCGGCGTCCCCGGCGGCGAGGGCGCCGCCGATGGCGCGGGCCTCCCGGCCCAGCGAGGTGCCGCCCACGACGGCCCAGGTGGCGGCGGCGGTGAGGGCGATGCGGGCGGCCGCGGGCCGGGAGCGCACGGCGCGGGCGCCCAGCGCGCCGACGGCGGCGGCGCCTCCGGCGCACAGCAGGGTGTGCAGGACGCCCCGCGCGCGGTCGTCGCGCCACAGGGCACGTTCGACGGCGGCGGCGGCTCGTCCGAAGGCGGCCACGGGGTGCCCTCGGCGCGGATCCCCGAGGATCCGGTCGCCGATCAGGCCCGCCGTGACGCCGTACGCGAAGACGCGATCGGCACGCATGGTGGCAGGTATGTCCTCACTCAGGGTCCGCGCCCTGGTTCGACGTGTCCGGCGGCGAGAGTTCCTGGCTCCCGGCCGCACGCGGGGTCCGCGTGCGCCGGTGACAGTGGCGGGACCGCGCCGGATTCGCACCGGACTTCCTCTCCATGCCGCCGTAATGGCTCGGGCAGTCCACCACGCAGCGCGAAGGCCCGTCAACTCGCGGTTGACCTGCGGTGGGGTGGCGGTGAATGCGCCCCCGGGCACGCGAAAGCTCCCTCCGGGACGAACCCGGAGGGAGCCTTCGTACGTGCCGTCCCGCGCCTCAGGCGACGATCAGGTAGATCCCGTAGGCCACGGCCGCCGCGCAGAGCGCGAAGCAGGCGTACGCACCGCTGCGGGCCAGGGTGGCGGCGCCGCCCTGTTCGGTGGCGGCCTCGTGCTTGGAGAGCCCCATCAGCCCCAGGGTGAACAGGGTCACCAGGACGACGGTGGCGGAGAGGCTGACCCCGAAGACGGAGCCGAGTGCTTCCCAGTCGATCTTCATACCGCTGAATCCTCTGTCGTTCTCGGGGTCGGGCCGGTCAAACCGCCGCGGCCGGGGCCGCGGGGGTCGTCGTCGCGGA
Protein-coding sequences here:
- a CDS encoding putative cobaltochelatase, with the translated sequence MSTPYPFTALVGQSDLRLALLLNAVSPAVGGVLVRGEKGTAKSTAVRALSTLLPQVDVVPGCRFSCAPTAPDPACPDGPHEAGPAAARPARMVELPVGASEDRLVGALDIERALSEGVKAFEPGLLADAHRGILYVDEVNLLHDHLIDLLLDAAAMGASYVEREGVSVRHAARFLLVGTMNPEEGELRPQLLDRFGLTVEVAASREPLQRVEVVRRRLAYEDDPAGFAGRWSGDEAEVRARVVAARALLPQVRLGDTSLLQIAATCAGFEVDGMRADIVMARTATALAAWAGRTEVRKEDVRQAALLALPHRRRRNPFDAPGLDEEKLDRILDGFPDDEPEPEPEPEPEPEGPGEGPQDGGPDGGGSDGPDGGGGVPPQGSGPDDAPAAEPEAQAPAEPETQPSAPENEPASGPAEQAAVRAAEPFRTKMLSVPGLGEGASGRRSRARTAHGRTTGAQRPRGQLTKLHLAATVHAAAPHQKARGRTGRGLIVRKDDLRQATREGREGNLVLFLVDASGSMAARQRMSAVKGAVLSLLLDAYQRRDKVGLITFRGSSAELALPPTSSVDAAAARLEKLPTGGRTPLGAGLLKAHEVLRIERLRDPSRRPLLVVVTDGRATSAGAVGGDPRELSARSARLLAAGGVASVVVDCESGPVRLGLAGVLAADLGGPAVTLDGLRADSLAGLVKAGLSKSVRTPSPTLRRAA
- a CDS encoding cobalamin biosynthesis protein: MRADRVFAYGVTAGLIGDRILGDPRRGHPVAAFGRAAAAVERALWRDDRARGVLHTLLCAGGAAAVGALGARAVRSRPAAARIALTAAATWAVVGGTSLGREARAIGGALAAGDAEVARERLPHLCGRDPQALDEQQMARAVVESVAENTSDAVVGALVWGAVAGVPGLLAFRAVNTLDAMVGHKSPRHLRYGWASARLDDVAGWPGARLTALAAVLAGPDRRGAVRAWRADAAKHPSPNAGPVESSFAGALGVRLGGTLAYAGRVEHRAVLNGAAGRPVEVPDIERAVRLSRQVTWVALGACVAARTLVSRTLVSRALVSRTTKKGRRA